The following nucleotide sequence is from Ochotona princeps isolate mOchPri1 chromosome 24, mOchPri1.hap1, whole genome shotgun sequence.
TtaagttttattgtttttaattgaaaagatttactgagggacagagagaaagatctttacttctctggttcactccccaagtggctgcaacagccagagctaagccgatttgaagccaggagctcttccgggtctcccacacgggtacagggtcccaaggctttgggccatcctctttcccaggccacgagcagggagctttGGGACACAGACCAGTGCACAGCCCTATTCTGGAACTTTCTAAATGCAGCCTTCTGTCCAGTGCCATGTCATTTCCATCTGCTTTGATTGACCTCTCCActtcgccttttttttttttttttttttttttttttgccactttgcctcttgtgggatttttttttccctgaagttAGCTTTTCCTCCCATGTTTGTGCTCTGAAACTGTCTTGGAGAGGATGGGTTTGGGAAAGACTGTGcatgagagggaaaaaaactacatggatttCAACTCGTGCATTTTTCAAAAAGCTGATTGCAAAGCAAAGGTTCCTGGCAGACCTGATTTCCATTTgtgtttgactccccaaatgcctgtagcagggtcaggtcaaagctgggggcctggaactcagtctgggtctgtaATGGGTGGCAGGACGCAGCTGccagagccatcacctgttgcctgtgAGGGCGCACTGCACCtgggagctgggattggaaacAGTAGGAACTGAGGCTGGAACCAGGCATGCCAATTTGAGATGCAATTGTCTAATAGCATTATCAAAAACTCGTCCCTGGTACTGGTAtgatagcctaatgactaaatcctcaccttgcaagtgctgggattccgtATGAGTTTGGTTTgtggtctggctgctccactttccattccaacccctgggaaagcagatgacagctcaggtctttgggactctgtacctgtctgggagacttggaaaaagctcttgcCTCCAGATCGACTCAGCCCTAgacattttagccatttggggagtcaaccaacagatggaacatctttctgtctcctcaccATAAATAtggtctgcttttccagtaaaaataaacaggtCTTTTATTTTCCCAAATTTCTTCAAGTATCTTTGCATTGCAGGAAAAAGGGTCAGAGTGCGTATAGCTGAGTAAAACTGGGATTTGGGGGATTATTGGGTCATGGTGGGATTTAAATAAGTGCCTTGGGGAGAGGGAAAGTTGTGAAACATACGGATTAGGTAGGGAGAGCGAGGAATGGGCTGCCTCAGTACAAGGAAAGTATGGAGAGTGAAGATTGTCTTGTTCAGAGAACTCTTGAAGACATGGGAGTAGCGAAGGCTGGTCTGTGTGCACATGTTTCAGTGGAGCTTTGCGTTAAAAACATTTCACAGGAGCTAGTGGGACTTAACACCTGCAAATCCTTTGGTGAGTCTCACTGGGAAAGGTTGATGAGAGCTGTCAATACTTGGAATCAAGGGTATGGCTCTTTCCCTGGGTGGTGAAATACAGTATGATCACCTAGTGTCCACGTGTGTTTAGTATGTGCATGCTGTAATTTAGTCTTTGTTGAGGCAGTGTGGGACACTGTGACTTAAAGTGCCCACCTAGAGATTAGTCACTCCATCTTTATCCTGCAGTGTAGTCTGAAATCCTTAGATAGGTTGGTTAAAGTCTTTGGACGGGAAATGGATGCCCTTTAGTGCCGTGGATCTGTCTGGTGTTGTTGTGGCTTGTCGGGAGGCCCATTTACCAGAGTTTGGATGTTAAGGTAGTTGAAGGTACCATTTGCATCGAAATGAGACCAAAGGAGAATGTGGAGAGATTTTAGAGACATTGAATCCCAATCTGCCTCAGGTGGAAGAAACATCTAGGTGCAAGGAAGAATGATTTAGTGTTTTGTGCGAGAGCATTGGGGAAAGGCTTTGATTTTTTCTGGATAGGAAGCAAGTTCCTTAGGAGATGGGGAGGGTGAAGTGGCAGCACGCAGTAACAGCTGCAGTAGGAGACGGTAGGTGTTGAACTAGGGCTGTGGGTGGCGGTAGGTGGTTAGTTTGGGGCCAGGGGCCTGACCCGTATCTCCCCGCTCCCCCCCAGGAGCGGTGGTGCCCCCGGGCACAGGGCCATGTACAACGGGATCGGGCTGCCGACGCCCCGGGGCAGCGGCACCAACGGCTACGTCCAGCGCAACCTGTCCCTGGTGCGGGGCCGCCGGGGTGAGCGGCCTGACTAcaagggagaggaggagctgcGGCGCCTGGAGGCTGCCCTGGTGAAGCGGCCTAACCCTGACATCCTGGACCACGAGCGCAAGCGGCGCGTGGAGCTGCGATGCCTCGAGCTGGAGGAGATGATGGAagagcaggggtgaggggaggactGGGGGAGAGCCGAGCACCGAGTGCGTGCAGAGCTGGGTGTTAGGTGGGATGCAGGGAGGATAGGCCTGGTTGAGAGGCAACTCTAGGGGAGGAGGTCAGGTAGGAAGTGAGGAAATGGGCACACGTAGGCATCGGGGGAGACGGGAATTTGAATTGTTCAGATGGTGGTACAGGGGAAAGGAGGGGCTGTTGAGGAACAGTGTACTTAGGAAACTCAGGAAGGCAGTGCCCAGGCAGGAGAAGCGCTGGCTAAGCTGCTCGGTCTTGTCGTTGGtagagaagagggaggaaggtAAATGGATTTAAGGGTTGAGGCCTTAGAAAGTAACCAAGCCATTAAAACAAATAGGAGAGCTGTAGGCCAGGTAGGGAAGTGAAACTTTGGAAAGGAAACTCATTTAAGCAGAAAACCTTTCAGAGCAGTGGTTTTCAAACTGAAGCAGCGGCACTTGGTTTTTTATATTCAGTTTTGGAATCCCAGGAAATAGAAGTCCTTTTTCAACCTTGTTGAAGTTGGGGTGAGCATTTGGAACTCTGCCTGCTTAACTTGACTCTCTGGACCCTGAAGCACAATGTGTTTAAAATCCACTGTTCTAGAGGCAATAGTGAGGAAGGGAAAAGGGTGAGAGGACTTGAGAGAAGGGGCCTTAGGGTGGCAGTGAGTGAGCAGCTCTGTGCGTGGAGAAGGAAGGGATCCTGTTGGGAATGTGATCAATGTCAGCCCGGTTGGGGAGAGTGCCCTGCAGGCTCTAACACTGCAGGTGTTTGTCCTTCAGGTACGAGGAACAACAAATTCAGGAAAAAGTGGCGACCTTTCGACTCATGTTGCTGGAGAAGGATGTGAACCCTGGGGGCAAGGAGGAGACCCCGGGGCAGAGGCCAACGTGAGTGTCACCCCTCCATCGctgtcctctctccctgccttgacCTGTGCCTTCTGCTGTTTGCTTCACACTTTGGCCCTTTTCCTCACCAGGGTAACTGAGACTCACCAGTTGGCAGAATTGAATGAGAAGAAGAATGAGCGACTCCGTGCTGCCTTTGGCATCAGTGACTCCTACGTGGATGGCAGCTCTTTCGATCCTCAGCGTCGAGCCCGGGAGGCTAAACAGGCTGCTGCTGAGCCTCCCAAGCCTTACAGGTACACAGCCTGTGCGCTGGCCTCCGCCGCCTCCTGGTGCCTGCACATCTTCTGTGTTTCCTGGGGGACTGAACTCTTCCCAAACTTGTCAAACTGTGGTCCTCTGGGGTAAAATGTCTAAGCAAAGTGTTTATGATATCCAGCTTTTCTTCCCACCTTCTCCCCAGCCTTGTCCGGGAGTCTAGCAGTTCTCGCTCCCCGACTccaaagcagaagaagaagaagaagaagaaagatcgAGGACGGTAAGTTGGTTGGGGAGTTAGCCCAGTATGGAGATGTTGAGTTtccaagagaagagaagaaagcagaGTCCCATCTGGGAGAAGTGCGGGTTATTTTTTGATGGGATGGATTGAATGTACGACTATGCCAATTGTTGATATAAGCAGTTACCCATACTTCTTAGAGCAAAGAAACAAGTGCTGGGCTTGAGGCCTGGGGCATAAGTGTTGGAGTTGTTCAGATGTGTTTGAAATCCTTTGGGGGATGAATTGTAAATGAGAATGCAAAGAAAGAAGCCAGGCAGAATGACCTTGCCTCTGAACCTTCTCAGCAGGTCAGAGAGCAGCTCTCCTCGACGGGAGCGGAAGAAGAGCTCcaagaagaagaaacacaggtGCACGGGGCGCCCTTGGCTTGGCGGGGGAGGAGCGCAGGCCTAGGGGTGGCTTCATGTGCCTTTTTCCCCCACCAGATCAGAATCTGAGTCAAAGAAACGGAAGCATAGGTAAGAGTGTGTGGGGAGCTGAGGCCGAGGGGAGCGGTAGCCCTCACTTGAGGCTTGTGCCTGCTCTTTGCTTGACATTTGGGAGGTTTCTTTTTAGACAACCGTGTTTTATTTCACAGATCTCCTACTCCGAAGAGCAAACGTAAATCTAAGGACAAGAAGCGCAAGCGGTGAGTGAGGTGACCTTGAGGAGATTTGCTTAGTGAGTGGATGGATGTTCCTGTAGGGAAGAGAGCAGAGTGGGACGTGTTAAGGGGCTGAGGACGCGCCTGGGTCATTCGATGTGGGTGGCACGGCCTCCTGAGCTGGGTGTTGGTCTCCCTTCAGGTCCAGAAGTACAACACCTGCTCCTAAGAGCCGCCGGACCCACCGATCAACCTCTGCCGATTCTGCTTCTTCCTCCGACACTTCTCGCAGCCGGTAAGGGGTGGTCCaggaggagggctggggagagggaacTGGCAGGTTAatcaatttaatatttattgagcgCCCACGGTGTGCTAGGCGCTGCACAGACCATTCGGAAGACACGGTCCCTGCCCTCTAGGAGCTGACAGGCTAAAGCAACAGGATGGACAGACATATacatttccccttctctcttttttttttcttttttgttttgttgttcttgttgttgtttctttctgATGTACATGGACTGCCAGGCTAGGGTGGGGGGGTTGTTCGTGGTCTCTGGGGGAGGAAGGAGTCCTTACCCTGGCCTCCTTAATCGGGGAAGGCTTCCTGCAGGAGGTGGGCTCAGGTGAGTTGGGAATGGGCTGGGTGGAGGGATGGGGGTGTCTGGGGGAGGTGCATAAAGGGTAAAGGGAGAATATCCTTTGGGAAGAAAGACTCAGGCAAACTCAACTTGGATTTCAGTGAATGAGTTGAGCCACATGGTATGAAGGTGCTTTTTGAGGTTTCTTTTAGGAAATGGTGGGAGCTCGGGAGGGGGTTTTATGTTCTCCCTTGAGCtgatttccctcccctcccccaatcctCAATTAACTCCTTCAGGTCTCGGAGCGGTGCAGCTAAAACCCATGCAACTGCCATGACTGGGCGAAGTCCTTCCCCTGCGTCAGGGCGTCGAGGGGAGGGAGACGCTCCTCCTGGTGAGCCAGGTGCCACCAGTGTGCAGCAGCCTGGCAGCCCGGAGCCCTCCACcaagcagcccagcagcccttcGGAGGACAAAGACAAGGAGGAGGTATGTTCTGAGCTTATTGACATTGGTTGGCTTGCTAGGATAAGGACTGTGAGAGAAGTGTGAGAAGGAGCAAGGTAATAGCTTATTTAGAGAAATGACTTGTGTTCTCCACATTCCCACATTATAGTTAACACATTTGGTTATCCATGTATATATCCTTTAGCGTTGTGGCTGAGTCGTGGGTCCTTTAGACTCGGAGCTCACTGGATATTACTGGTTCTGCATCACTGTTGTGTGAGGCTGCGTGTATAGGTAGCCAGTCCATGTACTGCTGTATTTCAGCTGGTCCCACTACCAGAAATGTTTGGAGGCAGTGGGCTTCTAGGAGTTCCCCTGTTGCTTTAACTGTAACATGCAGTCTCAGCCTTCTGAACTATTTTCATCTCCTAGAGTTAGCCTTTTCAGTTCGGATTTTAATctgctttctgttgtctttgagtCGTATTTTGAGTTTTGTCTTGTCCTGTACTCTACACCATGTTAACCTGCTTTTTTTCCACACAAGCCGTATTCTCAAACCTTCGTCTTTTCTCatactgtttaatttttttttcaaataaacattttttttttatttaaaaaaatatgatgatGTTACCTAGCCTCCCCCAGGGTAGCCTCTTGTAGAACTATAGTGCAGTGCCACAAAGTTGCCATTCCTAAATTGTCACACTTTTTTTCCCTgttatctccatctctcccttgaCATGGATAACCATTAATCCATTCCTACAATTTTATCTTCCAATGTTACAGCGTGTAACCATTTCAGGTTAGCCACAAGCAGAGTCAACCCAGGGTAGTTGTAGTAGTGTTGTTTTACAGTAGTTTGTTATTACCGAGTAGTGTTCCGTGGTACGGATGTACGCACTTTGTTAAGCACTTGCTGTGTAATTTTGCTGTAGCCTGTTTATTAAGGGTCAAGTCAGTTGACACTTTGAAAAATTGCTTTGTCATTTGAAATCActtcttttttcatgttttcgTACATTGTAATGGTATTTGTTGAATGCaggtttttatttcccttttgctTTCGCCTAGAGTATGAGACTCTTGAGGCCAGACTCGCCACTTTCATGTGCTTTCTTTATGCTTTGTGTATGATCTTTTCTTATTCAATACATGCGATTTGCCTTTTTGGGAGGAAGAGAGTTAATATAATGGGATGTGTaaaagcagtttcattgggaagttTATTGGGATCtacaggaagcaggaagtttgGGTGCTTAATGTATTCCTATCCCTACTCTGTTTTCCACTCTCAGAAATCTGCAGTGCGACCTAGCCCTTCTCCGGAAAGGAGCAGTGCAGGCCCAGAACCACCTGCGCCCCCTCCACTCCTTGCTGTGCAGCGTGGCAGCTCTCCACAGCCCGTTACAACAACCCctttaagtcaggagccagtgaaTCCTCCATCTGAGGCCTCCCCAACCCGGGGCCGTTCACCACCTAAGTCTCCTGAGAAGCCTGCCCCATCTTCCTCAGAGAGCTCACCACCATCCCCTCAACCTACCAAAGCGTCTCGGCATGCGAGCTCATCCCCTGACAGTCCTAAGCCCACTCCAGCTCCTGGGGCCCGCCGGGGGGCTTCTTCTTCTCCTACATCCAAGACCCGCTCACATGGCAGAGCAAAGCGGGAGAAGTCGCGTTCTCTTACACCTTCACGTAGAGGGGGGAGGTCCCGTAGCCCAGCTACTGCCAAGAGGGGGCGATCTCGGTCCCGGTCCCCTCAGTGGCGTAGGTCCCGATCAGCACAGAGGTGGGGAAGGTCAAGAAGTCCCCAGCGGCGTGGCCGCTCTAGGTCTCCTcagaggccaggctggtccaggagcAGAAATACCCAGAGAAGAGGCAGGTCTAGGTCAGCGAGGCGAGGCAGGTCACATTCTAGATCCCCAGCCACTAGAGGCAGATCTCGTTCTAGAACACCAGCCAGGCGGGGCAGGTCTCGCTCTAGAACGCCTGCCAGGCGTCGATCTAGGTCCAGAACATCTGCCAGGCGTCGATCTAGGTCCAGGACACCCATCCGCAGGGGCAGGTCTCGCTCTAGAACGCCCGCCAGGCGTCGTTCTAGAACCCGGTCTCCTGTTCGGCGGAGATCTCGCAGTAGATCTCCGGCAAGGAGAAGTGCCCGGTCACGCTCTAGAACCCCAGCCAGGCGTGCCCGGTCACGCTCTAGAACCCCAGCCAGGCGTGGTGGGCGGTCACGTTCCAGAAGCCCAGCTAGGCGTGGCCGCTCACGTTCTAGAACACCAGCCAGGAGAGGGCGGTCTCGGTCTAGAACACCAGCAAGGCGAGGAAGGTCCCGAAGCAGAAGTGTAGTTAGACGTGGGAGATCCCACTCTCGGACACCCCAGAGAAGGGGAAGGTCCGGCTCTTCCTCAGAGAGGAAGAACACACCCAGAACATCTCGGAGAAGCAGATCCAACTCAAGCTCAGAAATGAAAAAATCTCACGTTGCCTCAAGGCGTAGCAGGTCTGTCTCTTCACCTCGATCCAAAGCAAAATCTCGCTTGTCTTTGAGGCGAAGCCTTTCAGGGTCTTCTCTGTGCCCTAAGCAAAAGTCGCAGACACCACCCAGGCGCAGCCGGTCTGGATCATCCCAACCTAAAGCAAAATCTGAAACGCCAATAAGACGAAGTCGCTCTGGTTCTTCACCACCACCTAAGCAGAAATCTAAGACACCATCACGACAGAGTCAGTCTAACTTATCTCCTCAGCCTAAGGTGAAATCTGGAACACCACCAAGGCAAGGGTCTGGAACAAGTCCCCAGGGCACCGGACAGTCTACAACACCGCCAAGACGCAGTCGGTCCGAGTCATCGCCTGAGGCTGAGGGGAAATCTGGGACCCCACTGAGACTTGGCTGCTCTGGGGCTTCTCCTCAGCTCAAGTCTAGCACACCTCCAAGGCAGACTCCATCTAGATCCGCATCTCCACCGCCACGAGGAAAGGCTGCGTCAGCTGTGTCCTCACCACGGCAGAGAAGCCTCTCTGGCTCCTCCTCTCCAAGTCCTGGTAGGCTGGCATCTAGAACACCTCCAAGGCGGGGCAGATCCGTGTCTCCGTGCACCAAGGGGGGGTCGAGGTTGTTGCCAAGACACAGCCGTTCTAGGTCCACCTCACCAGATGCCAAAGCAGAACCTGAAACTCCAAGACAAAGTCACTCAAGGTCTACTTCTCCATGCCTCAAAGTCAAGTCTGAAACTCCACCAGGGCAGCGTCTTACTGGATCAAAGTCACCAGATCCCCAGGAGAAGCCTGAGGacgtggcagcagcagcagcagcacagagtcACTCTGTGAAATCTAGCTCCCCACCAGCAGGGAGCGATTTGGACTCCTCTCTGCAACAGACAGGACAGTCTCCCAGATCCGACGCTTCAAGCCCGGAAGTGCAGAGGCCCTTGCAGTCTTCGTCTCTGCTGGGCAGATCTCGAACACCACCTAAAGGTTGCCGATCGAGGTCCTCGTCTCCAATCAGTGAGCTGGCCTCAAGATCTCCAGTGAATGATGGAGGTGAATTGGTCAGTCCTCGGCTGAAATCGGGGATGTCTCCTGGGCAGGGCAGGTCCCAGTCTGACTCTTGCTCCTATCCTGTGAGCCAAAAATCTTTTCTGGGACAGGGTAGATCAGAACCTTTTTCTGAGTCGAAAGAGACAGCCTTCCCCACTCAAGAGGGTGTGACTGCAGCATCTCCTGGACCGAGAGGCAGGTTCAGTCCGCTGGGACCGGAGAAGTCGGAGGCCTCACCTGGACTAGGAGAGACACCGAGGAGTGGCACGGGGTCACCTGCAGACCAGACTAGCGTATCAGTGAAGGTAAACCAAGATGAGGAGTTCATGGAAGTGACAGAGAAGTCTGAACAGCCCACCAGCCAGCTCCTGCCCCGTGTGTCTCCAGAGCGTAATGAAATGGCTGCAAGCAGCTTGGGATTGTCTCCCGAGGTAGAAGAAAGGCCTGTGTCCTTGGCGCTTGACCACAGCCAGTCGCCGGCTCCTTTGGAAGCAGTGGAAATTCCTGCAGTGGCCTCGTCCTGGGGTGGAGCACAGTTTTCTCCAGAACGTAAAGAACTGTCTAGCTCACCTGGCAGGGAAAATAGCTTTGGGTCACCTTTAGAGCTTAGAAATTCAGGCCCTGTTACAGAAGTGAGCAGTGGATTTTCTCCTGAGGTTAAGGAAGATTTGAGTGGATCTTTCATTCCTCAGCATGAGACAGACACGTCTCTAGATGTGAAAGAACAGTCAACAAGGTCCTCCAGACGCAGCAGCTCTGAGTCATCCCCGGATGTTCTGGAGAAGGCAGGAATGTCTCCAAACCAGAGTGTCTCTTCACCTGTTCTTGATGCTGGAGCCAGAACACCCTCGAGAGAAAGGGGCAGTTCAGCATCTTCTCCTGAGCCAAAGGAGGGCTTACCCAGGACTCCATCACGGAGAAGCAGGTCTGGGTCTTCTCCGGGGCTTAGAGAAGGGTCAGGGACTCCTTCGAGACACAGCCTGTCTGGCTCCTCCCCTGGAACAAAGGAAGCACCTAGGACACCATCCAGGGGGAGGAGTGAGTGCGACTCTTCACCAGAACCAAAAGTTTTGCCTCAGACTCCGAGGGTAAAGAGTCGTTCTCCATCATCTCCAGAGCTCAACAAGGGTCTGACCCCGCAGAGGGCGCGGAGTGGATCCGAGTCCTCCGCTGAGCAGAAGGCAGTGGCCAGAACTCCCCTTGGACAGAGAAGTCGGTCTGGATCTTCTCAAGAACTTGATGGGAAGCCCAGCACATCCCCGCAGGAAAGAAGTGAGTCAGAATCTTCCCCAGATGtgaaagccaagccaagagccccaCTGAGGCAGAGGAGTCGCTCGGGGTCCTCTGCAGAGGTTGAGAAGCCCCGGCCTTCCCGGCGCAGCAGGTCAGCTTCCTCCCCTGAGGCGAAAGATGGGGCTAGAGTGGCAGCCAGAGCTCCGAGTGCTTCTGATTCTTCTCCGGAACCTCAAGTTCCTGTGCCCCGGGCTCTCCCCAGACGGAGCAGGTCACCCTCCTCTGGCAAGGACAGAGGCCCTTCCCCTGAAGGCAGCAGCAGTTCTGAGTCTTCCCCAGAGCACCCCCCCAAGTCAAGAGCCGTGCGAAGAGGCTCCAGGTCCTCCCCAGAACCGACCAAGACCAAATCGCGCACACCACCCCGGCGGCGTGCTTCCCGGTCACCTGAGCTGACCAGGAAGGCCCGGCCCTCCCGCAGGAGCcgctctgcctcttcctcacCAGAAGCCCGCTCCAGAACTCCGAGGCGCCGACGAAGCCCCTCAGTGTCTTCCCCTGAGCCAACCGAGAAGTCAAGATCTTCACGCAGGAGGCGTTCGCCTTCATCTCCCCGCACCAAGACAACTTCAAGGAGAGGTCGTTCTCCCTCTCCCAAGCCTCGTGGGCTGCAGAGGTCCCGCTCTCGCTCCAGGAGGGAGAAAGCGAGAACAGCCCGACGTCGAGAGAGATCTGGATCTTCCCAGTCAACCTCTCGGAGAAGGCAGCGGAGCCGGTCAAGGTCTCGGGTTACTCGGCGGCGGCGGGGAGGCTCTGGTTACCACTCAAGGTCACCTGCCAGGCAAGAGAGTTCCCGAACCTCCTCCCGACGCCGGAGGGGTCGTTCTCGAACACCCCCAACTAGCCGGAAGCGTTCTCGCTCACGCACGTCGCCAGCCTTGTGGAAGCGCTCCCGATCCCGGGCCTCTCCAGCTGCTCACCGCCGGTCGCGGTCCAGAACACCCCTGATCAGCCGCCGGAGGTCCAGGTCTCGGACCTCACCAGTTAGTCGGAGACGGTCAAGGTCTAGGACGTCGGTGACTCGACGAAGGTCTCGGTCAAGAGCGTCCCCGGTGAGTCGAAGGCGGTCAAGATCCAGAACACCACCTGTTACTCGCCGCCGTTCAAGGTCTAGGACCCCAACAACTCGCCGTCGGTCCCGGTCCAGAACTCCACCTGTGACTCGCAGGAGATCTAGATCGAGAACTCCGCCGGTAACCAGGAGGCGATCTCGCAGCAGAGCTTCGCCTGTTGCTCGCAGAAGATCAAGATCCAGAACATCTCCAGTCGCTCGAAGAAGGTCTCGCTCTCGGACCTCTCCGGTGACCCGCCGCCGCTCGAGATCTCGGACCCCTCCAGCCATTCGACGCAGGTCTAGATCTCGCACGCCACTGTTGCCACGCAAACGCTCCCGCAGTCGCTCACCACTTGCCATCCGTCGCCGCTCCAGATCCCGTACTCCAAGAACAACTCGAGGCAAGCGATCCTTAACAAGATCTCCTCCTGCTATCCGCAGGCGGTCTGCCTCTGGAAGCAGTTCTGATCACTCACGTTCTGCTACTCCTCCGGCAACGCGAAATCACTCTGGGTCTCGGACACCTCCAGTAGCGCTCAGTGGTTCCAGAATGAGCTGCTTCAGTCGCCCTAGCATGTCACCAACACCTCTTGACCGATGCAGATCACCTGGAATGCTTGAACCCCTTGGCAGTTCTCGGACGCCCATGTCTGTCCTGCAACAGGCTGGCGGCTCCATGATGGACGGTCCAGGACCACGGATACCTGATCACCCAAGAGCTTCTGTCCCAGAAAATCATGCCCAGTCCAGAATCGCGCTTGCCCTGACGGCCATCAGTCTTGGCACTGCCCGACCTCCTCCGTCCATGTCTGCTGCTGGCCTTGCTGCAAGAATGTCTCAGGTTCCAGCTCCGGTGCCTCTCATGAGTCTCAGAACGGCCCCAGCTGCCAGCCTTGCTAGCAGGATTCCTGCCGCCTCTGCAGCAGCCATGAACCTGGCCAGTGCCAGGACACCGGCCATGGCAGCAGCAGTGAACATGGCTGACGCACGGagccccgccgccgccgcagccatGAACTTAGCCAGCCCCAGAACAGCAGTGGCACCTCCTGCTGGGAACCTTGCCGACCCTCGCAGCCCTGCAGCCTCAGCTGTGAACctagcaggagccaggactgccgCTGCTTTGGCAGCTTTGAGTCTCACCGGCTCTGGCACACCCCCAGCTGCTGCAAATTATCCTTCCAGCTCCAGgacaccccaggctccagcccctgCAAATTTGGTGGGTGCCCGGTCTGCACATGGCGCAGCGCCTGTGAATATTGCCAGCTCCAGAAGCCCTGCAGCCTTAGCCCCGGCAGGTCTCAGCGGTGCTCGGCTGACACCAGCATTGTCTGGTGCAAACCTCACCAGCCCCAGGGGGCACCTCTCTGCTTATGAGCGTGTCAGTGGCCGCTCCTCACCACAGCTCCTTGACAGAGCTAGGTCCAGAACACCACCACCTGTCCCTAGCCAGTCTAGAATGACCTCA
It contains:
- the SRRM2 gene encoding serine/arginine repetitive matrix protein 2 isoform X4, giving the protein MYNGIGLPTPRGSGTNGYVQRNLSLVRGRRGERPDYKGEEELRRLEAALVKRPNPDILDHERKRRVELRCLELEEMMEEQGYEEQQIQEKVATFRLMLLEKDVNPGGKEETPGQRPTVTETHQLAELNEKKNERLRAAFGISDSYVDGSSFDPQRRAREAKQAAAEPPKPYSLVRESSSSRSPTPKQKKKKKKKDRGRRSESSSPRRERKKSSKKKKHRSESESKKRKHRSPTPKSKRKSKDKKRKRSRSTTPAPKSRRTHRSTSADSASSSDTSRSRSRSGAAKTHATAMTGRSPSPASGRRGEGDAPPGEPGATSVQQPGSPEPSTKQPSSPSEDKDKEEKSAVRPSPSPERSSAGPEPPAPPPLLAVQRGSSPQPVTTTPLSQEPVNPPSEASPTRGRSPPKSPEKPAPSSSESSPPSPQPTKASRHASSSPDSPKPTPAPGARRGASSSPTSKTRSHGRAKREKSRSLTPSRRGGRSRSPATAKRGRSRSRSPQWRRSRSAQRWGRSRSPQRRGRSRSPQRPGWSRSRNTQRRGRSRSARRGRSHSRSPATRGRSRSRTPARRGRSRSRTPARRRSRSRTSARRRSRSRTPIRRGRSRSRTPARRRSRTRSPVRRRSRSRSPARRSARSRSRTPARRARSRSRTPARRGGRSRSRSPARRGRSRSRTPARRGRSRSRTPARRGRSRSRSVVRRGRSHSRTPQRRGRSGSSSERKNTPRTSRRSRSNSSSEMKKSHVASRRSRSVSSPRSKAKSRLSLRRSLSGSSLCPKQKSQTPPRRSRSGSSQPKAKSETPIRRSRSGSSPPPKQKSKTPSRQSQSNLSPQPKVKSGTPPRQGSGTSPQGTGQSTTPPRRSRSESSPEAEGKSGTPLRLGCSGASPQLKSSTPPRQTPSRSASPPPRGKAASAVSSPRQRSLSGSSSPSPGRLASRTPPRRGRSVSPCTKGGSRLLPRHSRSRSTSPDAKAEPETPRQSHSRSTSPCLKVKSETPPGQRLTGSKSPDPQEKPEDVAAAAAAQSHSVKSSSPPAGSDLDSSLQQTGQSPRSDASSPEVQRPLQSSSLLGRSRTPPKGCRSRSSSPISELASRSPVNDGGELVSPRLKSGMSPGQGRSQSDSCSYPVSQKSFLGQGRSEPFSESKETAFPTQEGVTAASPGPRGRFSPLGPEKSEASPGLGETPRSGTGSPADQTSVSVKVNQDEEFMEVTEKSEQPTSQLLPRVSPERNEMAASSLGLSPEVEERPVSLALDHSQSPAPLEAVEIPAVASSWGGAQFSPERKELSSSPGRENSFGSPLELRNSGPVTEVSSGFSPEVKEDLSGSFIPQHETDTSLDVKEQSTRSSRRSSSESSPDVLEKAGMSPNQSVSSPVLDAGARTPSRERGSSASSPEPKEGLPRTPSRRSRSGSSPGLREGSGTPSRHSLSGSSPGTKEAPRTPSRGRSECDSSPEPKVLPQTPRVKSRSPSSPELNKGLTPQRARSGSESSAEQKAVARTPLGQRSRSGSSQELDGKPSTSPQERSESESSPDVKAKPRAPLRQRSRSGSSAEVEKPRPSRRSRSASSPEAKDGARVAARAPSASDSSPEPQVPVPRALPRRSRSPSSGKDRGPSPEGSSSSESSPEHPPKSRAVRRGSRSSPEPTKTKSRTPPRRRASRSPELTRKARPSRRSRSASSSPEARSRTPRRRRSPSVSSPEPTEKSRSSRRRRSPSSPRTKTTSRRGRSPSPKPRGLQRSRSRSRREKARTARRRERSGSSQSTSRRRQRSRSRSRVTRRRRGGSGYHSRSPARQESSRTSSRRRRGRSRTPPTSRKRSRSRTSPALWKRSRSRASPAAHRRSRSRTPLISRRRSRSRTSPVSRRRSRSRTSVTRRRSRSRASPVSRRRSRSRTPPVTRRRSRSRTPTTRRRSRSRTPPVTRRRSRSRTPPVTRRRSRSRASPVARRRSRSRTSPVARRRSRSRTSPVTRRRSRSRTPPAIRRRSRSRTPLLPRKRSRSRSPLAIRRRSRSRTPRTTRGKRSLTRSPPAIRRRSASGSSSDHSRSATPPATRNHSGSRTPPVALSGSRMSCFSRPSMSPTPLDRCRSPGMLEPLGSSRTPMSVLQQAGGSMMDGPGPRIPDHPRASVPENHAQSRIALALTAISLGTARPPPSMSAAGLAARMSQVPAPVPLMSLRTAPAASLASRIPAASAAAMNLASARTPAMAAAVNMADARSPAAAAAMNLASPRTAVAPPAGNLADPRSPAASAVNLAGARTAAALAALSLTGSGTPPAAANYPSSSRTPQAPAPANLVGARSAHGAAPVNIASSRSPAALAPAGLSGARLTPALSGANLTSPRGHLSAYERVSGRSSPQLLDRARSRTPPPVPSQSRMTSERAPSPGSRMVQAPAQPLLPPAQERPRSPVPSAFSDQSRVVAQTTTVVGSQALSPGTGLKTMSAADHNGMLSGPGPGVAHPEGGESPVPTVAQQSALAALQPAKERRSSSSSSSSSSSSSSSSSSSSSSSSSGSSSSDSEGSSLPPQPEVALKRGQN
- the SRRM2 gene encoding serine/arginine repetitive matrix protein 2 isoform X5; protein product: MYNGIGLPTPRGSGTNGYVQRNLSLVRGRRGERPDYKGEEELRRLEAALVKRPNPDILDHERKRRVELRCLELEEMMEEQGYEEQQIQEKVATFRLMLLEKDVNPGGKEETPGQRPTVTETHQLAELNEKKNERLRAAFGISDSYVDGSSFDPQRRAREAKQAAAEPPKPYSLVRESSSSRSPTPKQKKKKKKKDRGRRSESSSPRRERKKSSKKKKHRSESESKKRKHRSPTPKSKRKSKDKKRKRSRSTTPAPKSRRTHRSTSADSASSSDTSRSRRCTDHSEDTVPAL